A single region of the Marinilabiliales bacterium genome encodes:
- a CDS encoding outer membrane protein assembly factor, translating to MQKIWCIFAGNVNKSFCISKKLRSKFLYSRIIQLLPAIVLMAAGLLSCRPARHIPESNHLLDRYRIEAPTNDINREELRRYVRQRPNKRILGFRFHLWLYNMANPVKDGWPHNWLRSIGEEPVIYDPFITDRSSTQLRQYLRNKGFYNAIVDDTVSLRRKRAVVTYVIEPREPYYVSALNYQFDDEGLREIVLADTANSLISPGIIFDVDILQDERLRIAEHLRNEGYYYFTREHVYFNADTTAGDKAVDLTLGISRYRQRRESGRFESVPHRRFRIGDVYVIPSYDPRGAIDRPDEYYREFDTLMFRDMHYLYREEMPVRARVLAQSTFLLPGDIYRKENEDRTYRHMFALRQYRLVNIRLSEAGINPGVDGDELLPVDDNQGTPFDGDQGPSSDIDQGQFYEDSEGPFLVDDESQPVDTGNRTGDTLPRLDAWIHLTPFNQQSYTVELEGTNSSGDFGFGGNIAYQHRNFFGGAEIFDFRIKGAIETLSESYSRSFRNTYEYGAEAGLQIPRFMLPLRSVSFVRRYNPRTNLAAAYNYQLRPDYTRTIANAAFGYTWRGSEFTTHIINPVEINLVSLPYAAPEFEEIIRRYNLEASFRDHMVTETNYSFIFNNQDIRRRGDFVFLRFNAEVAGNILAAYSSMADRPRDDGYYRVLGTGFAQYFKTDIDVRYYRQLDDDNSLVYRFFAGAGLPYGNSTALPFEKKYFSGGANSIRAWQVRSLGPGSFHEPADRSFPNRTADIKLEANLEYRFDLFWVLEGALFLDAGNIWAIDDNDGRQGALFRLDSFYNDIAVGTGMGLRFDFSFFIFRFDMGVKLRNPAYPEGQRWIPLNRSLNFQDDFAVNIGIGYPF from the coding sequence ATGCAAAAAATTTGGTGTATTTTTGCCGGCAATGTAAACAAGTCATTCTGTATTTCAAAGAAATTGAGATCAAAATTCTTATATAGCAGGATTATACAGTTACTCCCTGCCATTGTTTTAATGGCCGCAGGGCTTCTTTCCTGCCGGCCTGCGCGGCACATACCCGAAAGCAACCATCTTCTTGACCGCTACAGGATTGAGGCGCCCACCAATGATATTAACAGGGAGGAACTGCGAAGATATGTGAGGCAGAGGCCGAACAAGAGAATACTTGGTTTCAGGTTCCATCTCTGGCTCTACAATATGGCCAATCCCGTGAAGGACGGGTGGCCGCACAACTGGCTGCGCAGTATAGGCGAGGAACCTGTTATTTATGACCCGTTCATAACAGACAGGTCTTCAACCCAGTTGAGGCAGTATCTTCGCAACAAGGGGTTCTATAACGCCATAGTTGATGATACGGTAAGCCTGAGGAGGAAAAGGGCAGTAGTGACATATGTTATAGAACCGCGCGAGCCTTACTACGTTTCGGCGCTGAACTACCAGTTTGATGATGAGGGACTGAGAGAAATAGTCCTGGCCGATACGGCCAACTCCCTTATCAGTCCGGGAATCATCTTTGACGTTGATATATTGCAGGATGAACGGCTGAGAATTGCGGAACACCTGCGCAACGAGGGTTATTATTACTTCACCAGGGAGCATGTATATTTCAATGCCGATACCACGGCAGGCGACAAGGCTGTTGACCTGACACTGGGGATCAGCCGGTACAGGCAGCGAAGGGAGAGCGGAAGGTTTGAATCAGTGCCGCACCGCAGGTTCCGTATAGGAGATGTATATGTGATCCCCTCCTATGACCCGAGGGGGGCCATTGACCGTCCCGATGAATACTACCGGGAATTTGATACGCTCATGTTCAGGGATATGCACTATCTCTACAGGGAAGAGATGCCGGTAAGGGCCAGGGTGCTTGCGCAATCGACCTTCCTGCTGCCGGGCGACATCTACAGGAAGGAGAATGAGGACAGGACTTACCGTCACATGTTTGCACTCAGGCAATACCGGCTTGTAAATATAAGGCTTTCGGAAGCCGGTATCAATCCCGGAGTTGACGGTGATGAACTCCTTCCGGTTGACGACAATCAAGGCACGCCTTTCGATGGCGATCAGGGCCCGTCGTCAGACATTGATCAGGGCCAGTTCTACGAAGACTCTGAAGGTCCGTTTTTAGTGGACGATGAAAGCCAACCCGTTGATACCGGGAACCGGACAGGGGACACCCTGCCACGGCTCGATGCCTGGATACATCTGACACCATTTAACCAGCAGTCCTATACCGTTGAGCTGGAGGGTACAAACTCCTCAGGCGATTTCGGGTTTGGCGGGAACATCGCATACCAGCACAGAAATTTTTTCGGGGGAGCCGAGATTTTTGATTTCAGGATCAAGGGTGCGATAGAGACCCTGAGTGAGTCTTACAGCCGCTCTTTCAGGAATACCTATGAATATGGTGCCGAGGCAGGGCTGCAGATACCAAGGTTCATGCTGCCTTTGCGTTCTGTTAGTTTTGTAAGACGTTACAATCCGCGCACCAACCTTGCCGCTGCCTACAACTACCAGTTGCGTCCCGACTATACACGTACCATTGCCAATGCAGCTTTCGGCTATACATGGAGGGGATCGGAATTTACAACACACATAATTAATCCTGTTGAGATAAACCTGGTTAGCCTGCCCTATGCGGCGCCCGAATTTGAGGAAATAATACGCCGCTACAACCTTGAGGCGAGCTTCAGGGACCATATGGTTACGGAGACCAATTACAGCTTTATCTTCAATAACCAGGACATCAGAAGGCGTGGCGATTTTGTCTTTCTCCGGTTCAATGCCGAGGTGGCCGGCAATATCCTTGCCGCCTACAGCAGCATGGCCGACAGGCCCAGGGACGACGGGTATTACCGGGTGCTGGGCACCGGGTTTGCACAATATTTCAAGACCGACATTGATGTCAGGTATTACCGTCAGCTTGATGACGATAATTCGCTTGTATACCGGTTTTTTGCCGGTGCCGGACTTCCCTATGGCAATTCTACGGCCCTTCCATTCGAGAAGAAATATTTTTCAGGTGGCGCGAACAGCATAAGAGCATGGCAGGTGAGGTCACTCGGCCCCGGCTCCTTCCATGAACCGGCCGACAGGTCCTTCCCGAACCGGACGGCCGATATCAAACTCGAGGCTAACCTGGAGTACCGCTTTGACCTTTTCTGGGTGCTGGAGGGCGCACTCTTCCTGGACGCCGGCAATATCTGGGCAATTGATGATAATGACGGTCGGCAGGGTGCGTTATTCCGTTTAGACAGTTTTTACAATGATATTGCCGTAGGTACTGGTATGGGCCTCAGGTTTGATTTCTCATTCTTTATATTCCGTTTCGACATGGGCGTGAAGCTGCGCAATCCTGCTTACCCGGAGGGGCAAAGGTGGATACCGCTGAACCGGTCGCTGAACTTCCAGGATGATTTTGCCGTCAATATAGGAATAGGATATCCTTTTTAG
- a CDS encoding sodium-dependent transporter, with translation MSGSDFTPRENFGSRFGIIAAAAGSAVGLGNIWRFPYVVGENGGGAFLIIYLVFIIAIGLPVMLSEFTIGRKGQRNAIGSFRKLAPGTPWYLVGVMGVAAAFLILSFYSAVAGWTLEYVFKSVTNSFAGHSDAGLNLMFGDFISGTWRPLFWQLVFMILTAWIVAAGVKKGIEKYTKVLMPVLILMIIILCVRSVTLPGAAEGIAFLFKPDFSAITADAMLSALGQAFFSLSLGMGTLITYGSYIGRKENLPGTVVQVSAADTIIALMAGVAIFPAVFAFGIDPGEGPGLVFITLPNIFLQMPGGYFFALIFFILLAIAALTSSISVLEVVVAYFVEELRLTRKMATVFASVMITVLGVFCTLSFGIMSDVSIFGMDFFNLMEFTASDLLLPLGGFFIVMFVGWYLGSAPARREISNDGVYRLGYFPVFIFLVRFVAPVAITLVFIYGLGLLRF, from the coding sequence ATGAGCGGATCTGATTTTACTCCCCGTGAAAACTTCGGAAGCAGGTTCGGGATCATAGCGGCTGCAGCAGGATCGGCCGTGGGTCTTGGAAACATCTGGAGATTCCCATACGTGGTAGGGGAGAACGGAGGGGGCGCCTTCCTTATTATATATCTTGTTTTCATTATTGCCATAGGACTGCCGGTAATGCTTTCCGAGTTTACCATCGGCAGGAAGGGGCAGCGTAATGCGATAGGCTCGTTCAGGAAACTGGCTCCGGGCACCCCCTGGTACCTGGTGGGGGTTATGGGAGTGGCTGCAGCTTTCCTGATCCTTTCATTCTACAGTGCTGTTGCGGGATGGACCCTTGAGTATGTTTTCAAGTCGGTTACCAACTCATTTGCCGGTCATAGTGATGCCGGACTCAACCTGATGTTCGGCGATTTTATTTCGGGTACCTGGCGACCCCTTTTCTGGCAGCTTGTATTCATGATACTGACTGCCTGGATAGTTGCCGCCGGCGTTAAGAAGGGAATAGAAAAGTACACCAAGGTGCTGATGCCGGTCCTAATACTGATGATAATAATTCTATGTGTCAGGTCCGTCACCCTGCCGGGGGCTGCCGAGGGAATTGCTTTTCTTTTCAAACCCGATTTTTCAGCCATTACGGCCGATGCCATGCTAAGCGCCCTGGGACAGGCGTTCTTTTCTCTGAGCCTCGGAATGGGCACACTGATAACATACGGTTCCTATATCGGCAGGAAGGAGAACCTGCCGGGAACGGTGGTCCAGGTATCAGCGGCCGATACGATCATTGCCCTGATGGCCGGTGTAGCCATATTCCCTGCCGTATTTGCCTTTGGCATTGATCCCGGTGAGGGTCCCGGACTTGTGTTCATAACACTGCCCAATATATTTCTTCAGATGCCGGGAGGTTATTTCTTTGCACTCATATTTTTCATCCTTCTTGCCATCGCGGCTCTCACCTCATCGATATCTGTTCTGGAGGTGGTAGTGGCTTACTTTGTTGAGGAGCTTCGTCTTACCAGAAAAATGGCTACGGTGTTTGCATCGGTCATGATAACCGTACTGGGGGTTTTCTGCACACTTTCATTCGGCATAATGTCGGATGTGAGCATCTTTGGAATGGATTTTTTCAACCTGATGGAATTCACCGCCTCTGATCTGCTGCTTCCTCTGGGGGGCTTTTTCATAGTTATGTTCGTGGGCTGGTACCTGGGATCTGCCCCTGCGAGGCGCGAGATATCAAATGATGGCGTCTACAGGCTCGGATATTTCCCGGTCTTCATCTTTCTTGTGCGTTTCGTTGCACCGGTGGCAATAACGCTTGTATTTATTTACGGACTTGGCCTGCTCAGGTTTTGA